The Pagrus major chromosome 1, Pma_NU_1.0 genome includes the window gatgGAGGTTCAACAGACTCAGCTGTAGAGCAATCCTCTGGGgggtttttcttctcttcttcctttgtGGAGTCATCATTTGCCTTCTCCGGTTGTACCTCTGGTTGACTCACTGATCTGCCACCTTCCTTCCCTTCACTTtgtattctttttctttctgaacccgttcttctctctgtcactttctCCCCGTTCTCAGACCTGTACTCCGTTTCTTGGTGGAACGCAGTGACAGGTTTGTCGTCTCCGGTCCTGTTGTTGATTAGACTCCTCAAGAAGCGGAAGGAGTCGGTGCACAGTAGGTGAGGAAAACGTGTCGAAAAACACCTGCGAGGAAGGTGGAAGTGTGAGGGACGTGGTCAAAATGTAAGGATTCAAATACTACTGCTAACAAACAGAAGACTAATggctttttaaacaaatatttccaGGAGCTTAACTCAGGAACAAGGAGATAACATACATTAAACACAAGTAATCTGAGTATTCACAGTATCACAGTATTCCCTCAGGTGTACCTGTAGTAGGACTGGGATAGCTGGTAGGACATTGGCAGGATGGGGAGCGCTCGGTTCTTCTTCGGCCCAAACGGCTGATGGACTCGACGGCGGTTGACCAGACCTCTCTTCCTGCACTGTATGAACACTTGGCACAGCAGCTCCTGGTTGTACTTACTGTACAACTGGAAGGTCTGagagaataaaaatgaataatcagaggtttgtgtttgttttgtatctgCAAATGTCAATGTGGACactgtggatacatttttatttaccttAGCATTTAGTCTagatttttgtgtctgtgactgTACCTGAAAGGATCTGGAGGACTTCATCTGGCTGTTGGTCATGACCAGCGTGCTCTGGATCAAGTTTTCTAACACTATGGCGTGAATGTCTTCTGTGCTGCAATTGAGACACACAACCAAACAATTAACTGCTTCCataaaaactgacatttaatcagaaggaaaaaaaaaaaaaagaaatcaatccTCACCAGTTGAGGGTGTCTCTGTATGACATCTGACTGTTACAGTCTATTGCTGCAACTCTGaacctgtaacacacacacacacacacacacacatacagcaatGCATTACACTTACAATTGCATGTAGCTTCTTGTCCCAGCCATGGGTGCTCGTCTAAAGTCAGCACATCAAACCTCGTCATCTTACCGTGAGAAGAGCTGCTGTTTTGTGTCAGGCACCGTCAAATCACCAGGGTTCAGAGCGGTGCTGAACTTCTGCCTGAGCAGCCGGACGTACTCAGAGAACACTTTCGCACAATCcttaaacaaaatatgaaactgTCAACTTCAACttttcagaaacaaacaaaaagagcaaCAATAACATCAACAAAACCTACAACACACCTCTGGATTGTCTGGATCAgcaggtttcttttcctctAACACCCTCATCAGAGGTTTGTCCTGGTGCACCTCAGCCAGACAGATCCTGAAGCACATAGATGATGAATAaagctgcatgtttgtgtgtaaaagtgtgtgtttttattatgtggACTGTTCCTACCTGTAGTTCAGGAGCGTCTGAGGGTTTTTGAGGATGTATCTGGTGCGACGTCCGACAGCGACAGAGGTTTTATCCACGGACATCTCAAACTCTGCGTGGAGCAGGTCTCTTACCCCACAGTAAGGTATGAAGGGCCTTTTTAACTGCAACACatgaaacaatacaaacaattgTGAACATAcaaaagtcattattattattttgaaaagtagtCTTCTGTTTAATTGGCCATAACCAGTAGACACAGGCCGATGTGATGAGTGAGATGGTGGTTGCATGAAGGAAAGGGTGAGAAGCTCAGTTTAGACAACATTACTTCATGCATTTGTGTGCGTACCTTGCTGTTGAGCAGGTGTGAGGCCACGCTGCAGAGCATCATCAGTGAGTCCTCCTGAATTGACCAGTAGACTCTCTGTCTGGTCATCATCTTCAGAGCCTTGTGGTCTGCCTCGTCATGGGCAGGAGTGCGTTTCTTCGGCTCTTAAAGACAAATAACaagcacacaaataaaaaaatgcacacaatCTGTCAGCTTGAGTCCATGACTCACATGCATGAATTTAAATGCTCACAATTTACCTTTTCTCTTCTTGCGAGGGGCCTTGACAACTTCCTTTttgcttctcttcctcttctgtccctTTCCTCCGACCACCTGCTGGTTTCTGGTCGCAGGCTCTACATCCATCTGGTTaccaacacacaaaaacaggacatattgtttgaaaaaaataatttttgaaGATTAAGTCATGTAGACATCTTCTAGGAAacacctaaaataaaaatatgaaactgaaaataagaataatatgggacctttaaagaaacagataTGAAAAATGTAAGAATCTCTCATCGCCAATTCATTAGGTACAAAACAAAAGTTACTTTTGACCAATGCAATACATAATGCAACACAGTTCAACACAAACTACATCCTGTAATGATCAAAGTTAATTAAGTGGTAACTAAACATGGTAGAATAAAATTGATGGAAGTCATACCtccacattttctttaaatggtCGCTTGGTAGTCAGATAACGACGTGTAGTGGATCCTGCTgttacacacagacattaaaagtaTATAACTGAGCAGCAGgaacacagtgacagtttgcAAGTTAACACTGAAGCCAAGTTTAAAGGGTAATTTTGTAGGAAACATAAGAGTGTGCCACAACTCctaagaaagaaaaaaccccaaacagtAAAAGCAGCACAATGACGGCATCAACAGCACTGAGAATCATATATTAAACTCGTATCCTTTCATCTTGATGTTGAGGCTGAATAAAGTGTTTAAGGAGAGAAATTCAATATGTTCAGCAGCATCTCACCAGCTGTCAGTGCCATCCTCAGAGCATTTTTACTCAGCAGGCTCTTCAGTCTGATTTTATTCTCCTTCGACTCTAAACCAGTTgggagctaaaaaaaaacaaaataaatacaaacaagaaaacaagcatATACATGAGGCCACATTATATGTTGTCTATGCACCATATACACATGTTCAACCTGTGTTTTGTGTACATACTCTTTTGCAAGACAGGAGGTGATTGGTCCAAAACCAGTTGCGTTTAAGATGACCAAAGAATTCAGAGTCCAGACCTCCTGCTCCTTTACCGTCTCCGGGTAACGACCCGTCGTCACACACTTCACGACTGCCCCTGAGGGTGTGTACAGATGCACATATACATCAGTGCTACAGTATTTTTGACCTGGTTATTCTTTTGCGCGAATTTAAACTCTGGACTGAGGAGACGCTGCATAAAGTCCAGctctcagatctttacactggcttcctgtttgtCTAAGAGTTGAGTTAAAATAACACAGTTGGTTTATAGAAGCCCTGAATGGTTTATTTTCTGAACTGTGCAGACCTCTCAGATGATTGAGATCAGGTCTGTTTCTGTCCCCAGAGACAAAACTGAACATGGAGAGGCAGTGTTCAGTTTCTAtgcaccacatatctggaacaaactcccagaaaacatcaaatctgCTCCAACTCTCTACTTCTTGATTtgtcttttcagctttttttttattttttattttctttgaattttctctttttaaaactCTACTTAGGTGCGTCtttctatatttatatttccctgtgtttcttctttatattttatgcTTTGCCTCACAGAGAAATCTCACTCCACCTACTTGAGCAGGTATGCCAATCCTATGAACACGTTGCGTTCATGAACGAAGGAAGGATCagcttcctcctctgtgacatttCTCTTGCTGCGGATGACCCctggaaaaaatagaaacaaagagaggaaattTTCCAGTTTGCCGGTGCTGCCAGTGACTCTgcttttatgtgtgtatgtttgtgtgcacgcATGTACCCAGTGGTGTATTGAGGCAGACACACATCAGGTCAAACCAGTAGTTTTCCACATCTTCAGCAGTGTTGAATGTGTACTGGCGCTTCTCGAACGGTTTGTCAGGTGACTCTGTGACCAGCCAGTAGTGCGGCTCAGCCTGGGTGGTGTCAACAATGGTGGCATTGCGCTTCAGGTACAAAAACACCTGGATCAATGTAGATATGGAGAAAACAAGATGGAAAGAGAATTAACTTCATTTGATTTCATGTGATCAAGAACCTCTGTTTGATGTGATATACTGaacatacatttatacatattGATCGTCCCTGTGCTTTTTGAGGACATGAGGTGAAGCCTCTTTTCATTTTggtgtttatttcttttccaaagtcaactcctcctcttctttttaagtttttttctttgttctgaaAGTGAAAGCGTTTCTACAAAAAATATTGaactcttttttccccctccacaactgtttctgctttatcacagatttgtttctttttccttgaCAATCTTTCCTTTCTGAACTTCATGTTACTTCTATGTTTTAACagttgttctgtttctgttttataatAAGGGGAATAGGAAACACATGCTGTAAGTTAGGTAATTAtgattttcaaaaaaacatcaaattgaAATTATTTTGACTGATATTTGaaggaatgatcatttttacatcgttattctcattttcattaaaaaacatattaaaagtgTTATGTTGTGATTTTTGCTGGGATGTGTAATATATGAGgtgtaggccagggcatctaCAGCACcatgatatttgatttaaaattgtattttgacACATAATACGCCTTTaacaaatattgcacttttgcAACATGAAAATCATAATAGTGATTTTGAtaacattttgattaattgttcagtTCTACTGTAAATACttacaaatattacatttagCATGTTTTGTAGCTACTTTAACACCAAATatcaagagaaaaaacaatgataaCATTTGTATTCAGGCATGTTTGTCCCTCTTTCAAACATCATGcaaatatttgtgtatttaaaagGATTAATAGTagacaaagaaaatgatggGATCAGAGCAGCAGTCAGATGACGAAAGTCTATTCTTTCTCTGTGGCGTTTCTCTGGCAGACTTGACTTGATATTGTGACTGCATACCTGGTCTTTCTCCTTGAACTTCTCCACAGGACCAAACTGCAGCAGACCCATGTAGACCAACTTCTGCAGGTTCTCATGAAATGTGAAGATGTATTTCCTGATTTAAAGAACACATAAATACTCAATTTACAATTACAGTTATGATGAGTTATAGAGAAAAGCGAGAGAGGAAGTAAGTCACCGTCTGTAAAGCAGCTGTCTCTTCATCTTGGCAGGCAGCGCCCGGACAAGATAGTGTTGCTTCACAGGGTCGTTGAGAAATTCCTCCATTCCATCCACCTGTGCACACAAGTCAGCAAACATGCTTTTACAAACTGAACATGAAGTGGGCCATTAACAGTATCTCATGTCTATTTATCATGTACACCTGTACCTATCAGACACAGGCTGCTGTCAGAGACGGTACCTGAGGATCATGGGAGGGACTGCGTAATGTCCTGCATAACACAATGTGTGCTCACCTTATAATTGATCTGTGTGATctgaacaaagacagagagaggcaggcagaggaGCAGGTCGCCAATCATCGCCCAGCCGCTGCCAAACTCCTTCTGTACACGGACAGGAGGTATGAATCTCTTCCACGAGTCTTCATCAGCAAACACTATCAGAGACAGTTAGAAGATTACGGAAAAATCACGCTGATTAGTTGGTAAAACAATCAGTTTGATATAACAGTATGTAGAACTGATCCACTGGCATTGATTGACTCATGATGCTCTCTAACCTTTCAAATTAGACTCAGTGTGACGAGGTATTGATTCatccttcagctcctcctcttcatcaccagATGATGTCACATCCAAGTTAGGCAAAGTAGAATCTGCTGTTTGTGGGTCCACGGGGCCGTCATCAGGATCAGAACTGCTGGGGTTagttgctgctgtttgactgGTCGAGTTGGAGTCATCAGAgttttgtctgtgtgggtgCCCGTATAGCAGGTACCAGAGGAAGTTATGAATAACACGCAGACGAGGCATCTTAGGCTGGAAGCCAAGTGTCTTCCCCAGTCCGCGAActatgaaaacagagagagagaggagaaaaataacaaaacagtaGGTACAATAGGGGACAAAGATGCCCCCTAACAGAGGGGAAAGGAGTCTAACTTGCAGGACCTGAAAGACTCTACTGTACTGTCAAAGAGAACCTGTTTCAGGCTTGAACTCGTCGTCCTTTGATTTCTTTCTGTTGTTCCTTGTCATCTTGTCATCTTGCTCTCTGGCTTTCTCCTCAGCGTGCTGCAGACTGAGGGAAAGAAGGGGACGCTTAAGAAACAGCCGAAGATAAAAGACAAGTCCTCAATCTATACTACAGTAAATCAGGACTATGTAGGCAGAACATTTACACTGAGAAACAGACTAAATTGAGTAAAAGAgtaggagagaagagagaatcTGACTATAAACCTTACCACAATATTGGGATGACCACTGAACAAACAAGTACGACTCCAACATTTCTCACAGGCTTAttttcaagtgtttgttttgtgctcaCCGTACAGCTGTGTAAGAGCTGGAGATTTTGAAGCGGACCTGTTCAATGACTCGATTCACTATGTCATCGTTGGGCTGAATGGACGGATGTACGACCATCTCGACCTggggaagaaggaggaggagcagaagacgatggaggagaagcagcaggagaagaagaagaagatgaaagacaaggagaagaagaagaagatggagaggaagaactTTTTTAATCCCCAAGGGAAGTTCAACCACAGGCAGTGGATGAAAATGTAACCAACCATCATGGTGTGATGTGTACATTTACCTTCTTGGTGATCCCATCCTGTATGATAGTGGTATTGTAAAGCTTAAGCAAGCCTTCTCTAGACAGACTGTGGACGAGACGTAAAATAGTCTTCTTGCAACACTTTGAGCTGAATCCATCCTGCTTCTCTTCATCATTGATCATCTTCTGTAGCCTGCAGAAAGATGGCATGTTGATATATGTGTTTGCTCTCTTACTGTATGGCAGAATGCTTTGAAACTAGCTGATAACTTTAAGACAAACTGACGGGAATAGTCCCTCGATGATTTTGAAGTTGCGGACAGCCTCAACGATCAGGTTCTTCCTCCTCAGCAGGCGGTACGTCTCATGAGACCGCTCCATAGACTTTTTACATCTGGGGGTCTGAAGGAGGTGGATTGAACCGTTACTTTCATCTCAAAACAGCTGGAACAAAACAGTCaataacaaaacactgaaatcatCCCATCAGACTGACCAGCTGACCGTCGTCCCTAACTTCCACCACGTTGTTTTCGGCTGGGTTATCATCTGCATTCAGTGGCTCTCTCTGAGGCAAAGGGCTGGCAGGAGTTGAGGtgatttctctcttctcctcaacGAGAACTTCTCCTGATAGAGGAGACATTTTGAATCAAATATGATTGcacagaacaaagaaaacacagacataatatatatatataaataaataatatatatatccaTCATCTATACTGCTACTGCTAATAATACTGCTACGAAGTTTTAAGTGAAATAACGCCTAGCAAATGCCAGTTTTTGTCTTCTATAAAACAAGGTCTCATAtggcctttttttaaaagacataagTAGGAGAGATGATAAagattaatataaaaaaaaatctgcattattTTAATATCAGCATGTACCTCCATTTAGTAATGGCTTCAATGCTTATGCGTAATTGTCAGCCgactctgcagttcctctaaCTTCTATGGATCGTTAGAGTGTGTTTCAGCTCACGATTTTGGTTTCACAGctcacaactttactgttttgctcagtattgtttctatatttagaagaaaacctttaaaaacaaacaaacaaggtaCAATAACTGTTCAGCACCACATTGAATAATataatggagcatttagcagctcaGGAGCCAGATATTTTCCACAGGAGTTGGTCAtctaatggaaaaaaacacaacttcaactcaatgataatgttgctccgtATCTGTGACGTGTAAAAAAGGTTGTTCATGTCGACTCGCTGCCCAAAAACTCAGGAATTACAGGTTTAAGATTTGCtaattttcagcagcagtatttgcaagacagacaacaaaataaaaagtttttttcaaaGTCAGACTGCTGGTGAAAGTTAGCTATAGCGCAGCTGTTTAAACCCCTTCCTCCAGAGGATTCAGCACTGCTGACAGTTATTCTACTCATCATCGCATCTTGTATGAAACGACTGAGAAAGATGTGATACTGCAGGTGTtggtttctttttatttataaaggcCCTTCATGTcaacatgacattttacatAACTTCCTTATCAAACTGATCCCATTGTCATTATTTGACCCATTCGAGGGACTGTTAATGCTCAAAGTCCGGCGGGAGCACAATTTAATTAAGGTCAAATATATGATTCAATGAAAAAAATTACCTGCTTTGGATTCTGACTCTGAATCGGGTGTCGTGGCTTTGCTGCAGGCTGGGGTTTCACCTGAGTGAtggcagaaaatagaaaagtgGGACCTCATTAAGGTCATTAAACCAAGACTGGATGTGAATTTAGCTCTTAAGAGTCCTTTTCAAGTAATAACTGCAAAGGTTTAATGAGTACTCACATTCATCTGGTGTAGGCTGTACAATGGGAGTCTCAGGTTGGGTCTGTTTAGATCTACTTTTCCTCcctgctgtgtttctttttgctcCTGACCTTCTTCCTTTACCTTTGTCTCCATCCAAGCCTTCATCTGCTGGATCCACATCTCTATCACCACACGTCTGCCCAGCCTCCTCCGGAtctttgtttcctcctccacctgctttCTGAGTCTTCTTCGCTGCGGGAGTTTTCTTTGCCGTTTTCTTTGAGGTTGATGGAGTTTTAGGGGCGGCAGGCGCAGCGTCTGAAGTCTGTGGTGCAGAGGAGTACAGAAGCTTCTTCCGTTCCTGCTCCTTAGCAAACAGTTGGAGTTGATcgctcacacccacacacctgTAAGCAGCAGCGAGCGGAAGAGTAGTTGGTATACAAGGATTCGACATGACATGGTGTTAAAGTAAGAATTTGGAAATCTACATTAGATACACACTTATGGCTGATATATTTTGTGGTCCTCTGCCGACCAACATCCTCCATGAATCCCTGCAGGaggaaagacaacacacacataaaaatgagTAGATGTTTACAGTAGCCATGTTTCAATAGACTTATTCTGATGTGCATTTCGAAAAGTTTAGAGtttaaaagagagactgaagtaaaagatattaaaaaagttagggaaaagggaaaaaagaaaagaaaggcgAACTCGTCTCCTGGCCACTGGAAGGGACTCAACTGCCTATTCTTAGTGAGTGTAcctgcttttaaaaacctgcatatacatgGTGATTTTGGTGTTAAAGTGGTATACAAGTCAGGGGGTCATCAAAGTCattgggattcatcctctggggacgatgaacatcaaaatgtaaacaatttCAATCAAATCCATCTAATGGATGGTCAGATATTTGAGTCTGGACCAGCTGACTGACCGACATTACCAGTCACCAAAACTGTGAAATTAAGGCAGCATTCATTAAAGGACAGAACATCTGGGTACTCACTCGAGGCATTTTAGCATTAGCAGCCTTATCGAAGATTAAAATGGTAAGTTTATTGCCTTCAGCtcaccacaaaaacaagttataaACGCAGACACCACTGTCAACTCAAACAAACAGATCCATAAGCTGCCTATCCGAAGCCAACCTTTGACAATCTATATCAGATCACCATCAGATCTGGTGAACATCTCAACATTTTAAAGAGGAAGGGTTTTCTTTGTGGTGTCTGACCTCTGGTAGAGGTCATGTGGGTGGGACACATAATCATATCCGACAATTGAGAGTGTGCTGCACACATGACTGCATTCACGTACTAACATCCCTTTATGTAAGACATTTTTGCATTCACTCTGACTGCACATAGACAACTCTAACAGACTTTTAAGAGTGCTTTTGGAAGGGAGCAAATTTATTTTGGCaagaaaataatgtttgtaCATTGGAAACTTCTTATTTAAAGCCTGGGTCTTACCTTAATTATACCATCCCTCTCCAGCCGCCGGCAGAGCATACGAGACTCCAGCTTACCGACGTTCATCCTCAAGCCGATAGCACTCTTAGGGATTCCCCTTGTACCACAGGATAATACTGCGGtacaacaaaacagacacaaattaGACTTAAACTAGAGGAACTGGAGTTGAGAAGTTGGAGCTGAGAGCAGAGCCAATGCGTTCAAATATGCGGCATAGAGCCCGAAActaacaaacatacaaaaacataaaaaatgtatcattttattTGCCTGACACACAGTGAAAGTGATCAGACCTACCAATGTGATAGGCCTGTGACAGGACATCAGTCTCCATGATTCTCCCCTCTGAAGGGACAGCTCTTCTTCTCGCCTCATTGTCGTAATCTtcctcatcgtcatcatcatcgtcatcatcggCTACACTCTTCCCCGTGTAAGGCTTTAGCAATTTTACACAACGGATGAGCACTTTATCTCctggaaaacaaagtgaaataatGCAGTGCATTTGTTAGGCAAATACAAAGCTGAATATAATCACCCCAAAATTGTACAACACATCAGTTGAAGTAGTAATGGTGACATTAGCATCTTTTAAATCTGTCTTTACTATCACTAAAACgtaataataaaatgaacaaataaatttatttttgtatgtataCTACGATAATAAAGTATTGTTATTTGAGCATATCATTTAGATTGGTGAGATTAGCACATACTATATTATTCTGTGCTTATGTGTACTGGTGCTTCAGTGGTATATTaccttttttgtttgtgcaaGGCCCGGCACTGGGATCCAGTTCCTCCAGTGGGTACTGGATATATTCAACCAACTTGGCAGCTCGCATGTATTGAAGAACACGTTTGAAAGAACGCTCATTCACgttctgcaaaacaaaaaaaacacaacatcctcATACTTATTACCACGAatggaaagacaaacacacttaGAGAAACACAATGACAGAGAGATACTCACAAGATATTCTCTGAGCACCATCAAAGTGGTCATCTGGACAGGGGACTGCTGGAGATAGTTGGACACTTTCTCCATTAGAATGTCATACTTGCTCCTCCTgaaagagcagaagaaaaacGTTGAGAAAAATTTCTCCAGCAGAGACAAAAAGGGAGGGAGTGGGACCGACAGAGAGTACCCAGACCATGAACAGACCTGTTCACATGGAAGCGTTTGAGCATCAGGAGAATggagtgctgctgctgtcctgaATTCACTCGTGTGCAGTGAGACTGCATGCTGATGAG containing:
- the gtf3c1 gene encoding general transcription factor 3C polypeptide 1 isoform X1, with protein sequence MDPLSIVADEVALEGLDGITIPSLWIRLEGRQPAFPLKLDDCTKELIWKSLINNTDLKLYQLPQEREDVELFDRFKHIDPETGIETTQRFSDTRKDVYPISMVQENKEGIQGSCALFKQRTDVTKNVRSESLTPLVNLQEAFERYGRKLVVVASQALRFRTLIGSESDPDLKLNDDSYCVLERVGRARWQGELQRDLHGCSFKIDARKLHYMRKSLVKHGLISMQSHCTRVNSGQQQHSILLMLKRFHVNRRSKYDILMEKVSNYLQQSPVQMTTLMVLREYLNVNERSFKRVLQYMRAAKLVEYIQYPLEELDPSAGPCTNKKGDKVLIRCVKLLKPYTGKSVADDDDDDDDEEDYDNEARRRAVPSEGRIMETDVLSQAYHIVLSCGTRGIPKSAIGLRMNVGKLESRMLCRRLERDGIIKGFMEDVGRQRTTKYISHKCVGVSDQLQLFAKEQERKKLLYSSAPQTSDAAPAAPKTPSTSKKTAKKTPAAKKTQKAGGGGNKDPEEAGQTCGDRDVDPADEGLDGDKGKGRRSGAKRNTAGRKSRSKQTQPETPIVQPTPDECETPACSKATTPDSESESKAGEVLVEEKREITSTPASPLPQREPLNADDNPAENNVVEVRDDGQLTPRCKKSMERSHETYRLLRRKNLIVEAVRNFKIIEGLFPLQKMINDEEKQDGFSSKCCKKTILRLVHSLSREGLLKLYNTTIIQDGITKKVEMVVHPSIQPNDDIVNRVIEQVRFKISSSYTAVRLQHAEEKAREQDDKMTRNNRKKSKDDEFKPETVRGLGKTLGFQPKMPRLRVIHNFLWYLLYGHPHRQNSDDSNSTSQTAATNPSSSDPDDGPVDPQTADSTLPNLDVTSSGDEEEELKDESIPRHTESNLKVFADEDSWKRFIPPVRVQKEFGSGWAMIGDLLLCLPLSVFVQITQINYKVDGMEEFLNDPVKQHYLVRALPAKMKRQLLYRRKYIFTFHENLQKLVYMGLLQFGPVEKFKEKDQVFLYLKRNATIVDTTQAEPHYWLVTESPDKPFEKRQYTFNTAEDVENYWFDLMCVCLNTPLGVIRSKRNVTEEEADPSFVHERNVFIGLAYLLKGSREVCDDGSLPGDGKGAGGLDSEFFGHLKRNWFWTNHLLSCKRLPTGLESKENKIRLKSLLSKNALRMALTAAGSTTRRYLTTKRPFKENVEMDVEPATRNQQVVGGKGQKRKRSKKEVVKAPRKKRKEPKKRTPAHDEADHKALKMMTRQRVYWSIQEDSLMMLCSVASHLLNSKLKRPFIPYCGVRDLLHAEFEMSVDKTSVAVGRRTRYILKNPQTLLNYRICLAEVHQDKPLMRVLEEKKPADPDNPEDCAKVFSEYVRLLRQKFSTALNPGDLTVPDTKQQLFSRFRVAAIDCNSQMSYRDTLNCTEDIHAIVLENLIQSTLVMTNSQMKSSRSFQTFQLYSKYNQELLCQVFIQCRKRGLVNRRRVHQPFGPKKNRALPILPMSYQLSQSYYRCFSTRFPHLLCTDSFRFLRSLINNRTGDDKPVTAFHQETEYRSENGEKVTERRTGSERKRIQSEGKEGGRSVSQPEVQPEKANDDSTKEEEKKNPPEDCSTAESVEPPSSREQTDDHLSKTATSNAAPRASAEPPDVSDMLGFSLDSPGGACVVSLSLMTLGLLSVYISIPKQIVVVDSSMVNNDVVKNMAALEEEDDDDDDGEEFEGRKGLEVKAHQASHTNYLMMRGYCSPGIVKRRNLNTLDNIVVESCIMRLQLRNKPAHHLFRLEVDSPPLDLTKCGPSLLPSSLTNTTPPPCPSPSSVKQCDWRLIQQRGYTPQDIKACVQLRRSLTAAGENGLDIHDLYETHAHLKEPQSGCSRSLQEYMKELKEEGQVLQVGSLGARWVLVQHADPWLLTVKSKPWSQSCVASDKLKSPHNIFSMRKRSRREVPQETEEPAAKKSAADKQEGEEKERVSRKKLDKEQRKKQQERTDEGSKDKLVDVEEETGKQMQPEEGGEKNGGQEKVEAEKEKELRAREDSVDEERDEASSPPAGPAGDDDESVTFIGRPWRMVDGSVNRPVCKGMLEAVLYYIMSRPGLTQQTLVENYKDVLQPMAVLDLVQALIDMGCVTKKTVVKAPKPSLFSRSVPQTRSETKVKLEEPVYYEPTISCCLRLSQVLPNERHWNYNLP